One genomic region from Leptospira tipperaryensis encodes:
- the rsgA gene encoding ribosome small subunit-dependent GTPase A: protein MFDQDKSVKEFFTISRVYGAYYEIYSPERGTVRAFLRGKLRTIAAEERHPFVVGDRILAEPSSGQDWVISERMERKSFLTRKSREGDTQVLCANADQTAVLVSLKSPETKDGFIDRCLAAVFTSRTKPLILFTKLDLVSDQEAEVRLKVYRDLGYQVLGVSCTTSEGIPELQEYLKGKATFLVGNSGVGKSTLLNLLTQKQIQKTSGISVSKDKGKHTTTNSLLIALNDGTTLIDSPGIKEWGILHLKKEEIMESFPELFSQKKNCEESNCCILSSNCAMIQALESDRITLERKKSLESMLASLDNPHRVTRRDRISK from the coding sequence ATGTTCGATCAGGATAAATCAGTCAAAGAGTTTTTTACCATTTCTCGTGTTTACGGGGCTTACTACGAAATTTATTCACCGGAACGAGGAACCGTAAGGGCTTTTCTAAGAGGAAAGTTGCGTACGATTGCCGCGGAAGAACGACATCCCTTTGTCGTCGGTGATCGGATTCTCGCAGAACCGTCTTCCGGTCAGGACTGGGTGATTTCAGAAAGAATGGAAAGAAAATCTTTCCTAACAAGAAAAAGCCGGGAAGGTGATACACAAGTTCTTTGTGCAAACGCGGATCAAACAGCGGTCTTAGTTTCTCTCAAATCTCCCGAAACAAAGGACGGATTTATCGATCGTTGTCTCGCGGCGGTCTTTACGTCACGGACAAAACCTCTCATTCTATTCACAAAATTAGATTTAGTTTCCGATCAAGAAGCCGAAGTTCGTCTTAAAGTGTATCGAGATTTAGGTTATCAAGTTCTTGGAGTTTCTTGCACGACGAGCGAAGGAATTCCGGAATTGCAGGAATATCTAAAGGGAAAAGCCACGTTCTTAGTTGGAAATTCGGGAGTTGGCAAGTCTACTCTGCTCAATCTACTGACTCAAAAACAAATTCAGAAAACGTCCGGAATCAGCGTCTCCAAGGACAAAGGAAAACATACGACTACCAATTCTCTTTTGATTGCGTTGAACGACGGAACCACGCTGATCGATTCTCCCGGAATCAAAGAATGGGGAATTCTTCATCTAAAAAAAGAAGAAATAATGGAGAGTTTTCCTGAACTCTTTAGTCAAAAAAAGAATTGTGAAGAATCAAATTGTTGCATACTTTCATCCAATTGCGCGATGATCCAAGCATTAGAAAGTGATCGTATTACCTTAGAAAGAAAGAAAAGTCTCGAATCTATGCTTGCAAGTCTTGATAATCCCCATAGAGTCACACGGAGAGATAGAATTTCAAAATGA
- a CDS encoding FecR family protein: MKRSLLITISYGLLALLMACSTNKSSGSDQVKTESEAAVARIVWVLGDVKILSDAGEKKAELGVALAATDRVVTGSNGGAEIMVAESGIIKMSKNSDIEISNLMNPNGSDTNVQVNYGKIVTMVKKGQKNTEFTVSTPTALAGVRGTSFLTSVESPEGSKVNCAKESCTVRFAVIEGSIAVSKKGESSEVILSKNRELRIEKNQKLTDKLIRSLQKDSLTEMKELIVLHKNETFEYGKLVEELKSSSEELKILSQSGSVEEVKAEFQKREATRNNADEVTKTAKAVNETKYVQQDVQKEKLKLNPKETF, from the coding sequence ATGAAACGTTCTCTATTAATAACGATTAGCTACGGTCTTTTGGCGTTGCTGATGGCGTGTAGCACAAATAAATCTTCCGGTAGTGATCAGGTAAAAACTGAATCCGAAGCCGCAGTCGCAAGAATCGTATGGGTTCTTGGAGATGTAAAAATTCTTTCCGATGCCGGAGAGAAAAAAGCGGAGTTAGGCGTAGCCCTTGCCGCGACTGATCGTGTTGTTACGGGATCAAACGGCGGCGCTGAAATCATGGTAGCAGAAAGCGGCATTATCAAAATGTCTAAGAATTCTGATATTGAAATTTCTAATCTTATGAATCCGAACGGATCCGATACCAATGTTCAAGTGAACTATGGAAAAATCGTAACGATGGTAAAAAAAGGTCAGAAGAATACCGAATTTACGGTTTCAACTCCGACCGCTCTTGCCGGCGTGCGCGGGACTTCTTTCTTAACTTCAGTAGAAAGTCCTGAAGGATCCAAAGTCAATTGTGCAAAAGAAAGTTGCACGGTTCGTTTTGCGGTTATCGAAGGAAGTATTGCGGTTTCTAAAAAAGGAGAATCTTCGGAAGTCATCCTTAGCAAAAATCGCGAACTTAGAATCGAAAAAAATCAAAAACTCACTGATAAGCTGATTCGTTCTTTGCAAAAAGATTCTTTAACTGAAATGAAAGAACTGATCGTTCTTCATAAGAATGAAACTTTTGAATACGGAAAACTCGTAGAAGAATTGAAATCTTCCAGCGAAGAACTTAAAATCCTGAGCCAATCCGGTTCTGTGGAAGAAGTGAAAGCCGAGTTTCAAAAACGAGAGGCTACTCGTAACAATGCAGATGAAGTGACCAAAACCGCAAAAGCCGTGAACGAGACCAAATACGTTCAACAAGATGTACAAAAGGAAAAGTTGAAGTTAAATCCAAAAGAAACCTTTTAG
- a CDS encoding LIC10124 family lipoprotein: MKFIFKPFRVLVLSYSFLLILIDCSSVQKIENFNSVLQEPTYKALKEEEIILGNSSESDYKIRKAGNSTPLFAFAPINVPKDMDPKLSAFLSDEVRLIWAKVKGKQVRISEGIWKNPAPLAEEFKKQKIDAVVRTDIRESGGKWIVSQKIIDPVKEITYGNVSGSFQPPLALTDTPTNQVFYLKHGSGVLALDPKSSLVPIWEKSLSSGEIDSILKKSIQGYLSFSASSADTEVLFQGEKIGVASFRNFPIPEGLQQIQITRPGQKDINKSIQIRSGQTVSIYQEWKEDRTLGGLRILSFPDALQVALDGFRTGETPFYRSNLSPGALQLELVRDTESGPLVYYEGQLIVDADKITEIALPYKTGNLVSEPEFWKLSGEKGFQAISGNTLDFQNVSSLPSGWFGVFSAPFVPESLEIRGIIPVSAEADSGIAAISFHTAKKTISLEYEKERLSLYSFPSTGANIGTYKFIKEEKEEGRPFRIVTDTKEGKIRLYLGYSKILEDTIESSGVWRISILTRGEKFSKRSPLKNLQIEYKGYK; encoded by the coding sequence ATGAAATTTATTTTTAAACCTTTCAGAGTCCTCGTACTCTCTTATTCTTTTTTACTGATTCTTATCGATTGTTCCTCGGTTCAAAAAATTGAAAATTTTAATTCGGTTTTGCAAGAGCCGACTTACAAAGCTCTTAAAGAGGAAGAGATCATTCTTGGAAACAGTTCCGAAAGTGATTATAAAATTCGGAAAGCGGGAAATTCCACTCCGCTCTTTGCGTTTGCTCCTATCAATGTTCCAAAAGATATGGATCCAAAATTATCGGCTTTTTTATCCGATGAAGTTCGATTGATCTGGGCCAAAGTAAAAGGAAAACAAGTCCGTATCTCCGAAGGCATTTGGAAAAACCCCGCTCCATTGGCCGAGGAATTTAAAAAACAAAAGATAGACGCCGTCGTTCGAACCGATATCCGCGAGTCCGGAGGAAAGTGGATCGTAAGTCAGAAAATCATTGATCCGGTAAAAGAAATCACGTACGGAAATGTTAGCGGTTCTTTTCAGCCGCCTCTGGCGTTAACCGACACACCGACTAATCAAGTATTCTACTTAAAACACGGATCGGGAGTTCTTGCTTTGGATCCGAAGTCTTCTCTTGTTCCGATCTGGGAAAAATCCCTGAGTTCGGGCGAGATTGATTCTATCTTAAAAAAATCAATTCAAGGTTATTTATCTTTTAGCGCCTCGTCCGCAGATACGGAAGTGTTATTCCAAGGAGAAAAGATCGGAGTTGCTTCGTTTCGAAATTTTCCTATTCCGGAAGGATTGCAACAGATTCAAATCACTCGACCTGGTCAAAAAGATATTAACAAGTCGATTCAAATCCGTTCGGGACAAACCGTTAGCATTTATCAAGAATGGAAAGAAGATCGAACCTTGGGCGGTCTTCGCATCTTGAGTTTTCCGGATGCTCTGCAGGTTGCACTCGACGGCTTCCGTACGGGAGAAACACCTTTTTATCGAAGCAATTTGAGTCCTGGAGCTCTTCAATTAGAATTGGTGCGAGATACGGAAAGCGGACCACTTGTCTATTACGAAGGTCAATTGATCGTAGATGCGGATAAGATAACCGAAATTGCACTTCCTTATAAAACCGGAAATTTAGTTTCCGAGCCTGAATTTTGGAAATTATCGGGCGAAAAAGGATTTCAAGCCATTTCGGGAAATACATTAGATTTTCAGAATGTTTCAAGTCTGCCTTCCGGTTGGTTCGGAGTTTTTTCGGCGCCATTCGTTCCGGAAAGTCTTGAAATTCGCGGAATCATTCCGGTCTCTGCAGAAGCGGATTCAGGGATCGCGGCGATATCTTTTCATACCGCGAAAAAGACCATTAGCTTAGAATATGAAAAGGAAAGACTCAGTCTTTATTCTTTTCCTTCCACCGGCGCGAATATTGGAACATACAAATTCATTAAGGAAGAGAAAGAAGAGGGCCGCCCGTTTCGAATCGTAACCGATACGAAAGAAGGGAAAATCCGTCTTTATCTAGGTTATTCCAAAATTTTGGAAGATACGATAGAATCTTCCGGAGTCTGGAGAATTTCGATTCTCACACGAGGCGAAAAATTTTCGAAACGTTCTCCGTTAAAAAATCTTCAGATAGAATACAAAGGATATAAATGA
- a CDS encoding tetratricopeptide repeat protein, whose product MKGFNFMKSNLISILLLILIGGQFFINCSSKDFRKSQTQDGVLEKDAATREKLKKVSKILNDGNSFFQKGNFEKSLEKANLAINTYPTAPGYYLAGISEYKIGKNQEALLSLKKGTEVDPENEQILLTLGIIYTAEGKNENAIEVYGKLESLPVKDKYNYSFKKAVLLKNQNKFEEAYSTLKKIPVKEFAFPAQLNMQLGDAAVQLKKYEEAEAYFEEARKNDPELLSAKKSASVTRVASALESGNQAMRRKNYKEAAGHFQTAVQNDPKNPTPYIFLGNSKILVGEYEAALKAFETSLSLRPDYPEAISGIAAVHYKTGNFRKSVTVLEKATALFPNNAIFQNQMGLNMKGLGEPAKALVYFTRAQELDPTFAEPVTNLVFLLIAENRYKAARKEADSLKSEAEKKQIIAFIDVSEQIYEGDRHLRKGDTKGAKVFYEKAKKASSEEPSVYNAFGRLYFISGDPKISEENFKKALAIDKQNIPALQGLIRLYSSQKNQTLINQYTKELENLTGNDPSAAIVLGRTYEDKKEYDKAESVYKNLQKKFPNNEAVNFRLAMLYYKIALEENEKSNHDSALNWIGKAEKLSKDIPEIAETRKTIQENQKFATVIPTIQKANKLFDTAHYEKAIPLYQEAFQKTGKLTLYVKIAECYLALGNEEKGISMLENPPQGTRNLQSREAIYAFLLRKGEVDKAEEGFKEILAKKPDSYYSHYQMGIIHLQKKKYEASIDSFDRSILLNTDFVAARIGKGISTYHSGNKKLAKEEFEAAMQQDSDNELAPYNIGIILFNDNLYNEAVTIFKDIIQKNPDFPDAHYELSYIYYKRGDFDLAEKEIRRALELERSARNIFALIRILSEQKTKAAIPAIKKEILDLGREIAEKFPTSPYASQAERLVIADDDNPVILQSYQSRGKMVGVPILINNSVILNYGTSVESLDKDRGIRNWRIQTSTPLKFIFADKRLVGISEKKIEVLDLKTGITLREAKLPSGEARKAAISGENILVEIVSGKNSKIYSYSDQLEQTGSVAFEGSFWSGIKSGTLFIVGNKNGIEAQVYDSSLKDLNAKKIQQKGTGDLRYLGAYETGIFFLSGKKIVSIDDNKAASIDLPADSSSLFVVRSPYLWFHSGKTIYRIESGSLKSVSFNVEASDIEGILPGKKDDSIVLFKSGKAIRYGLDGKPLWTYPLKDEEGKIYSLVYR is encoded by the coding sequence ATGAAAGGTTTTAATTTCATGAAAAGTAATCTTATATCGATCCTCCTTCTCATATTGATTGGCGGACAATTTTTTATAAATTGTTCCAGTAAAGATTTTAGAAAATCACAAACACAAGACGGCGTTTTGGAAAAGGACGCTGCGACTCGTGAGAAGTTGAAAAAAGTTTCTAAAATTCTAAACGATGGAAATTCGTTTTTCCAAAAAGGAAATTTTGAAAAGTCTTTAGAGAAAGCCAATCTTGCGATCAACACGTATCCGACCGCACCCGGTTATTATTTGGCGGGAATTTCAGAATATAAAATCGGCAAAAATCAAGAAGCCCTTCTTTCTCTTAAAAAAGGAACGGAAGTGGATCCTGAAAACGAGCAAATTCTACTTACGTTAGGTATCATTTATACCGCGGAAGGAAAAAATGAAAACGCGATCGAAGTTTATGGAAAATTAGAATCCCTTCCGGTAAAAGATAAATACAATTACTCTTTTAAAAAGGCAGTTCTTCTAAAAAATCAAAACAAATTCGAAGAAGCCTATTCAACGCTGAAGAAAATTCCCGTGAAAGAATTTGCGTTTCCCGCTCAGTTGAATATGCAGCTCGGCGACGCGGCCGTTCAGCTAAAAAAATACGAAGAGGCGGAAGCTTACTTTGAAGAAGCAAGAAAAAATGATCCGGAATTACTCTCCGCAAAAAAATCGGCTTCCGTAACTCGTGTTGCCTCCGCTTTAGAAAGTGGAAATCAAGCGATGCGCCGAAAAAACTATAAGGAAGCCGCTGGCCATTTTCAAACCGCGGTTCAGAATGATCCAAAGAATCCGACTCCTTATATCTTTCTTGGAAATTCAAAAATTTTAGTCGGTGAATACGAAGCGGCTCTTAAAGCATTTGAAACTTCTCTTTCTCTAAGGCCGGATTATCCGGAAGCAATTTCCGGAATCGCAGCCGTTCATTATAAAACCGGAAACTTTCGTAAATCGGTTACCGTTTTAGAAAAAGCAACCGCACTCTTCCCCAACAATGCGATCTTCCAAAACCAGATGGGTTTGAATATGAAAGGTTTGGGAGAACCTGCTAAGGCGCTCGTATATTTTACAAGAGCGCAAGAACTCGATCCGACTTTTGCCGAGCCCGTGACAAATTTGGTTTTCTTATTGATTGCCGAAAATCGATATAAGGCCGCGAGAAAAGAAGCGGATTCTTTAAAATCGGAAGCCGAAAAAAAACAGATCATCGCATTTATCGACGTTTCAGAACAAATTTATGAAGGCGATAGACATCTCAGAAAAGGCGACACAAAAGGAGCGAAGGTTTTTTATGAAAAAGCCAAGAAAGCTTCTTCCGAAGAACCTTCCGTTTACAACGCCTTTGGCAGATTGTATTTTATCTCGGGAGATCCAAAGATCTCCGAAGAAAATTTTAAAAAAGCCCTCGCCATAGATAAACAAAACATTCCCGCTCTTCAAGGTCTGATCAGGCTTTATTCTTCTCAAAAGAATCAAACTCTTATAAACCAATATACGAAGGAGCTGGAGAATCTTACGGGCAACGATCCTTCCGCAGCGATAGTATTAGGAAGAACCTACGAAGATAAAAAAGAATACGATAAAGCGGAGTCGGTTTATAAAAATCTTCAGAAAAAATTTCCGAACAACGAAGCCGTGAACTTTCGTCTGGCGATGTTGTATTATAAAATCGCTCTGGAAGAAAACGAAAAAAGCAACCATGATTCTGCGCTGAATTGGATCGGAAAAGCCGAGAAACTCTCCAAAGACATTCCGGAAATTGCTGAAACTCGCAAAACAATTCAAGAGAATCAAAAGTTTGCCACCGTAATTCCGACCATTCAAAAGGCCAACAAACTCTTCGATACCGCACATTACGAAAAGGCGATTCCACTTTATCAGGAAGCTTTTCAGAAAACAGGAAAGCTTACTCTTTATGTTAAGATTGCTGAATGTTATCTTGCTCTTGGAAATGAAGAAAAAGGAATTTCCATGTTGGAAAATCCTCCTCAGGGAACCAGAAACCTTCAGAGCCGGGAAGCGATCTATGCATTCTTATTGAGAAAGGGCGAGGTCGATAAGGCTGAAGAAGGATTTAAAGAAATTCTCGCGAAAAAACCGGATTCTTATTATAGCCACTATCAGATGGGAATCATTCACCTTCAGAAGAAAAAATACGAGGCTTCGATTGATTCTTTTGATCGATCGATTTTACTCAATACGGATTTTGTAGCGGCTAGAATCGGAAAAGGAATTTCAACCTATCATTCCGGAAATAAAAAACTCGCGAAGGAAGAGTTTGAAGCGGCGATGCAACAGGATTCCGATAACGAGCTCGCTCCTTACAATATCGGGATTATTCTTTTTAACGATAATCTTTATAACGAAGCGGTGACGATCTTTAAGGATATCATTCAAAAGAATCCAGACTTTCCGGACGCTCACTATGAACTCTCTTATATCTACTATAAACGCGGTGATTTTGATCTGGCCGAAAAGGAAATTCGCAGGGCCTTGGAATTGGAAAGAAGCGCTAGAAATATTTTTGCTTTGATCCGGATTCTCTCCGAGCAAAAAACGAAAGCCGCAATTCCGGCGATAAAAAAAGAAATTTTGGATTTAGGCCGTGAAATTGCCGAAAAATTCCCGACTTCACCTTACGCAAGTCAGGCGGAAAGATTGGTCATCGCAGACGACGATAATCCTGTGATCTTACAATCCTATCAGAGCCGAGGAAAGATGGTCGGAGTTCCGATTCTTATCAACAACTCCGTGATTCTGAATTACGGAACGAGTGTCGAATCTCTGGATAAGGATCGGGGAATTCGTAACTGGAGAATTCAAACATCGACTCCTTTGAAGTTTATCTTCGCCGATAAACGATTGGTCGGAATTTCCGAAAAGAAAATAGAAGTTTTAGATCTCAAAACGGGAATCACATTAAGAGAAGCTAAACTTCCTTCCGGAGAAGCGAGAAAGGCCGCTATTTCCGGTGAAAATATTTTGGTCGAAATCGTTTCCGGAAAAAATTCTAAGATTTATAGCTACTCGGATCAACTGGAGCAAACCGGTTCCGTTGCCTTTGAAGGTTCTTTTTGGTCGGGAATCAAATCGGGAACGTTATTTATCGTTGGCAATAAAAATGGAATCGAAGCGCAGGTTTATGATTCTTCATTAAAAGATTTGAATGCGAAGAAGATTCAACAAAAAGGAACCGGGGATCTCAGATATCTCGGAGCTTATGAAACCGGTATTTTCTTTCTCTCGGGAAAGAAGATCGTTTCGATCGACGACAATAAGGCCGCTTCCATCGATCTTCCCGCGGATTCCTCTTCCCTCTTTGTGGTTCGCTCGCCGTATCTCTGGTTTCATTCGGGAAAAACGATTTATAGAATCGAGTCGGGTTCTTTGAAGTCCGTTTCGTTTAACGTAGAAGCTTCCGATATCGAGGGAATTCTTCCCGGCAAAAAGGACGACAGTATCGTTCTTTTTAAATCGGGAAAGGCGATTCGTTACGGTTTGGATGGAAAGCCGCTTTGGACTTATCCTCTAAAAGACGAAGAAGGAAAAATTTATTCCTTAGTCTATCGCTGA
- the trmB gene encoding tRNA (guanine(46)-N(7))-methyltransferase TrmB, producing MLQDLEQKLWSIAGGIPFASEYFLQASPVRKLKKENLFPKEFETYFLELGSGWGEVAIAMALERPKTGFVLMEKKFDRIRHTIRAIERNRLENVKILCVNFNWFLEDVFEENVFSEILLNFPDPWPKRRHHKKRTMNEKFLHSLEALLPEEGKFSFATDYGPYARKAIRLFRDSSAFRPEQFELRLERSEIPVSHFERKKREEGRRIYYIDQILIKK from the coding sequence ATGCTCCAAGATCTCGAACAAAAACTTTGGTCAATTGCAGGAGGGATTCCATTCGCTTCTGAATATTTTTTACAAGCTAGCCCTGTAAGGAAACTGAAAAAAGAAAATTTATTCCCAAAAGAATTCGAGACATATTTTTTAGAGCTCGGCTCCGGCTGGGGAGAAGTTGCAATTGCGATGGCCTTGGAAAGACCGAAGACCGGCTTCGTTCTTATGGAGAAAAAATTTGACCGAATTCGGCACACGATACGCGCCATTGAAAGAAATCGCCTTGAAAACGTAAAAATTCTCTGCGTTAACTTCAATTGGTTCTTAGAAGACGTATTTGAAGAGAATGTCTTTTCTGAAATCCTACTTAATTTTCCGGATCCTTGGCCTAAAAGAAGACATCACAAAAAGAGAACGATGAACGAAAAGTTTCTTCATTCTTTAGAAGCGCTTCTTCCCGAAGAAGGAAAATTTTCTTTCGCCACCGACTATGGACCTTATGCAAGAAAAGCAATTCGTCTCTTTCGCGATTCGAGCGCGTTTCGACCGGAACAATTCGAACTCAGATTAGAAAGATCGGAAATTCCCGTTTCTCACTTTGAAAGAAAGAAACGGGAAGAAGGCAGAAGAATTTACTACATCGATCAGATTCTTATTAAGAAATAA
- a CDS encoding MBL fold metallo-hydrolase, translated as MKVKLYGVRGSLPTPLSESEYREKILKILKAAHTEIKLKNGSFSEEEFLNSLDPSLSRTVGGNTTCVYIQAQSGDRYVIDCGSGIRQLGNDLLSEGLKPGDKIHILITHTHWDHIQGWPFFKPAYFPNIEIHFYSTIPNLEERFERQQNEENFPLPLSGMMSKKVFHLLEKNEGREIGSVKITPFLLRHPGNCTGFRFEEQGKSFLFCTDVEVQEPDLDEFQDLRKSFGKTDMLIIDAQYSTEEAEKKVGWGHTSGKVAVRCGEILEVDRLVLTHHEPDHKDDEILKIFQKESGVSAKMNVLLGRENDSFFL; from the coding sequence GTGAAAGTAAAACTATACGGAGTAAGGGGTTCCCTTCCTACCCCATTGAGCGAATCCGAATACCGGGAAAAAATTCTCAAAATTCTGAAAGCGGCTCATACGGAGATCAAACTGAAGAACGGAAGTTTTTCGGAAGAGGAATTCTTAAATTCTTTAGATCCTTCACTTTCAAGAACGGTTGGTGGAAACACAACTTGCGTATATATCCAAGCTCAATCCGGAGACCGTTACGTCATCGACTGCGGTTCCGGCATTCGTCAGTTGGGAAATGATCTTCTTTCCGAAGGTCTTAAACCGGGTGATAAGATTCATATTTTGATCACACATACTCACTGGGATCATATTCAGGGATGGCCGTTTTTTAAACCCGCTTACTTCCCCAATATAGAAATTCACTTTTATTCTACCATACCAAATCTCGAAGAAAGGTTTGAAAGACAGCAAAACGAGGAAAATTTTCCTCTTCCGCTTTCGGGAATGATGTCCAAGAAGGTCTTTCATCTTTTAGAAAAAAATGAAGGTCGAGAAATCGGATCCGTAAAGATTACTCCGTTTCTTCTAAGGCATCCTGGGAATTGCACCGGTTTTCGTTTTGAGGAACAGGGAAAAAGTTTTCTGTTTTGCACCGATGTAGAAGTTCAGGAGCCGGATTTAGACGAATTCCAAGATTTGAGAAAGTCTTTTGGAAAGACGGATATGTTGATCATCGACGCTCAATATAGTACGGAAGAAGCGGAGAAGAAGGTCGGCTGGGGACATACTTCGGGAAAAGTTGCCGTTCGTTGCGGAGAAATTTTAGAAGTTGATCGATTGGTCTTAACGCACCATGAACCGGATCACAAAGATGATGAAATTCTGAAAATCTTTCAAAAAGAATCCGGTGTTTCCGCAAAAATGAACGTTCTCTTGGGTCGTGAAAACGATTCTTTTTTTCTCTAA
- a CDS encoding PilZ domain-containing protein, protein MQTEMGQQTKTASDPLSDKRFYKRFRKNNLVKMILGKNEVLGNLEDISMIGASISSREEILLGQRIRFMSPILSVEIEADIIRRDLVQETYKYGLVFHDLSDAAIVEILNKIASVD, encoded by the coding sequence ATGCAAACAGAGATGGGACAACAAACAAAAACTGCTAGCGATCCTCTATCCGATAAGCGTTTCTACAAACGCTTTCGTAAGAACAACCTAGTGAAGATGATTCTTGGTAAAAACGAGGTTCTTGGAAATTTAGAAGATATCAGTATGATCGGGGCTTCGATTAGCTCAAGAGAAGAAATACTTCTTGGTCAACGGATTCGATTTATGTCTCCTATACTTTCAGTTGAAATTGAAGCGGATATCATTCGCAGAGATTTGGTTCAGGAAACTTATAAATACGGTCTGGTATTTCACGATCTTTCCGATGCGGCCATAGTTGAAATTTTAAATAAGATTGCTTCCGTTGATTGA
- the yihA gene encoding ribosome biogenesis GTP-binding protein YihA/YsxC, whose translation MNEDPQKKDEPFFKDVEFNSSYGEASKIPCKGVPQIAFAGRSNAGKSSLLNAILERKSLAKVSSTPGKTKLLNFFFVNRSIYLVDLPGFGYSANSHRDHEAMMDLLMDYLNHAKDLKSLFLVCDAQRDLPEEELELIGTCFERNIKPVLIRTKIDKLNQSDLSKLRKKMKNIHELYPMLETVLVSNKSGKGLLELRKIVDSLIGMVGTPMETTYIEQRIEEIS comes from the coding sequence ATGAACGAGGATCCTCAAAAAAAGGATGAGCCATTTTTCAAAGACGTGGAGTTCAACTCGTCTTATGGCGAAGCAAGTAAGATCCCTTGTAAAGGGGTTCCACAGATCGCGTTTGCCGGTCGTTCTAACGCCGGTAAGTCCTCTCTTCTCAACGCAATTCTTGAAAGAAAATCATTAGCGAAAGTTTCATCCACTCCCGGTAAAACAAAACTTCTCAACTTTTTCTTTGTGAACCGTTCCATCTATTTGGTGGATCTACCAGGTTTTGGTTACTCGGCCAATTCACACAGAGATCACGAAGCGATGATGGATCTTCTTATGGACTATCTGAATCATGCAAAGGATTTGAAATCCTTGTTTTTGGTTTGTGACGCGCAGAGAGATCTTCCGGAAGAGGAATTAGAATTGATTGGAACCTGTTTTGAAAGAAATATTAAACCTGTTTTGATTCGAACAAAAATTGATAAACTCAATCAGAGCGATCTTTCCAAGTTGAGAAAGAAAATGAAAAATATTCACGAGTTATATCCGATGTTGGAAACGGTTCTTGTTTCTAATAAATCCGGAAAAGGCCTTCTCGAACTGAGAAAGATTGTGGATTCTTTGATTGGAATGGTCGGAACTCCGATGGAGACGACTTACATCGAACAACGGATAGAAGAAATTTCTTAA